In the genome of Candidatus Saccharibacteria bacterium oral taxon 488, one region contains:
- a CDS encoding tetratricopeptide repeat protein, with product MSGLLVILLVMVWAVWYQPSVGEAQNLPVKLSEKLDKLWAIAQESLRENKYLRAEKALLTILRVDEKNATAYNRLGILYAKQRAYKDAIECFEIAQSLEPSASSLHNVGLIYYETQDYVKAALAFEQALDMEASHAARHIAYAKVQEKLGNTKKMLAALEKAAELEPTPHTLNTLAQAYDSAKQPELAAKLRERATAMLTPDKPATAPRRSPHPAHPQQPRQQRQPRKVIM from the coding sequence ATGTCTGGATTATTAGTTATCCTGCTGGTTATGGTGTGGGCAGTTTGGTATCAGCCGTCAGTCGGCGAAGCACAAAACTTACCAGTTAAATTGTCAGAGAAACTCGACAAGCTCTGGGCTATCGCTCAAGAGTCACTGCGTGAAAACAAGTATCTACGTGCCGAGAAAGCACTCCTAACCATCCTGCGCGTCGATGAAAAGAACGCCACGGCCTACAATCGCCTGGGGATTTTGTATGCCAAGCAGCGTGCCTACAAGGACGCCATCGAGTGCTTTGAAATCGCCCAGAGCCTCGAGCCGAGCGCCTCGAGCCTGCACAATGTCGGCCTCATTTACTACGAGACTCAAGATTATGTCAAGGCGGCGCTGGCGTTTGAGCAGGCGCTTGATATGGAGGCCAGTCATGCCGCCCGGCACATCGCCTACGCCAAGGTTCAGGAGAAATTAGGTAATACGAAGAAGATGCTGGCGGCGCTAGAGAAGGCCGCCGAGCTCGAACCGACGCCGCACACATTGAATACGCTTGCCCAAGCCTACGACAGCGCCAAGCAGCCCGAACTGGCCGCCAAGCTTCGCGAGCGCGCCACCGCCATGCTTACGCCCGACAAGCCAGCCACCGCCCCGCGCCGTTCGCCACACCCAGCTCATCCTCAGCAGCCACGCCAGCAGCGGCAGCCACGAAAAGTGATTATGTAG
- a CDS encoding RluA family pseudouridine synthase has protein sequence MKISPRTVLKIARLYQLVDDNTPVKALRHLKVQTDESHVLAEFILNKQHFAVLYGSIVDEESIDELWPGRPANAEILPNPLDASCIETPFQGKFVITLHIVPTKQRLDVYLSTAFDPSISRSLWQKYIKAGYVSVNHQVVTTPKFEVDETDEIAVKLPEQEQTSAELPVLYEDDDVIVVNKPSGLLTHAKGGLSTEPTVAEIIRPKTSFASDTDRPGIVHRLDRDTSGVLIIAKTADAAAHLQRQFAQRTAKKTYLAVTDGVPKLAAAKIDLPIGRNPSAPSTFRIDPNGKPAQTTYRVLMATDNQALIELKPTTGRTHQLRVHMAHLNTPILGDRVYGKPDASRLMLHAHKLEITLPSGEQKTFKAAVPEEFQQLFPRVVATPNEPGEATHD, from the coding sequence GTGAAAATATCGCCGCGCACCGTCCTCAAGATCGCCAGGCTGTACCAACTGGTAGATGACAACACGCCCGTCAAAGCCCTGCGCCATCTGAAGGTTCAGACGGACGAATCGCACGTGCTGGCAGAATTCATCCTGAACAAACAGCACTTCGCCGTGCTGTACGGCTCGATTGTTGACGAAGAATCAATTGACGAATTGTGGCCCGGTAGGCCCGCCAATGCTGAGATTTTGCCAAACCCGCTTGATGCAAGCTGTATCGAAACGCCATTTCAAGGCAAGTTTGTCATCACGCTCCATATCGTGCCAACCAAGCAACGCCTGGACGTCTACTTGTCCACGGCATTTGACCCGTCGATTTCGCGCAGCCTCTGGCAAAAATACATCAAAGCTGGCTATGTTTCGGTCAATCATCAAGTGGTGACGACGCCAAAGTTTGAAGTTGACGAGACGGATGAGATCGCCGTCAAGCTGCCAGAGCAGGAGCAGACCAGTGCAGAGCTGCCAGTGTTGTACGAAGACGATGACGTGATCGTTGTAAATAAGCCGAGCGGTCTACTGACCCACGCCAAAGGCGGACTATCGACCGAGCCGACGGTGGCAGAAATTATTCGCCCTAAAACCTCATTTGCCTCAGACACCGACCGGCCGGGCATCGTCCATCGGCTCGACCGTGACACTTCGGGCGTGCTGATTATCGCCAAAACTGCTGACGCTGCCGCCCACCTACAGCGGCAATTCGCCCAGCGCACCGCCAAAAAAACCTACCTAGCGGTAACCGACGGCGTGCCAAAACTAGCCGCCGCAAAAATTGACCTGCCGATTGGCCGCAACCCGTCCGCGCCCAGCACCTTCCGCATCGACCCGAACGGCAAGCCCGCCCAAACGACCTACCGCGTACTGATGGCGACTGACAACCAGGCGCTAATTGAACTTAAGCCCACCACCGGCCGCACCCATCAACTCCGCGTTCATATGGCGCACCTGAATACGCCAATTCTCGGCGACCGCGTTTACGGCAAACCTGATGCCAGCCGCCTGATGCTCCACGCTCACAAATTAGAAATCACGTTGCCATCAGGTGAACAAAAAACCTTTAAGGCGGCCGTTCCGGAGGAGTTTCAACAATTATTCCCGAGAGTTGTCGCAACCCCGAACGAGCCTGGCGAGGCCACTCATGACTAA
- the trpS gene encoding tryptophan--tRNA ligase produces MNTMKLSKPVILTGVRANNDIHIGNYFGAILPIVDMAKRRSADYDINLFIPDLHSFTTPIDHSKLYGSILSNARIYTAAGLPLDNEAIHLYRQSRVPAHSELAWILDCFTGFGEMSRMTQFKDKSDKLHGDQISIGLFNYPVLMAADILLYGASYVPVGDDQTQHLEFTRDIAERMNRKFGDLFIVPKPVAQQHQFFGNDQGLRIKDLMNPTKKMSKSDDSGKGVIFLGDEPQIAHKKIMSATTDSLGKVQYDRDNQPGISNLLEILTLVRQDAGRDVSLEQTISEYTGMERYGDFKRIVADEVAEFLANFQARLAAVDERAIERKLEFSERDMNLVANETLHRVQTAVGLRR; encoded by the coding sequence ATGAATACAATGAAACTATCCAAACCCGTCATCCTCACTGGCGTACGCGCCAACAACGATATTCACATTGGCAATTATTTTGGGGCGATTCTGCCGATCGTCGATATGGCGAAGCGCCGCTCGGCTGATTATGATATCAATCTGTTCATTCCGGATCTACACAGCTTCACCACGCCAATTGATCACAGCAAATTGTACGGCAGCATTCTCAGTAATGCCCGGATTTACACAGCCGCGGGACTGCCGCTGGACAACGAGGCCATTCATTTGTACCGCCAAAGCCGCGTCCCAGCCCACAGCGAGCTGGCGTGGATTTTGGACTGCTTCACCGGGTTTGGTGAGATGAGCCGGATGACGCAGTTTAAGGATAAATCTGACAAGCTTCACGGCGACCAGATTTCCATCGGTCTCTTCAACTACCCAGTCCTGATGGCGGCCGACATCTTGCTCTACGGCGCCAGCTACGTGCCAGTCGGTGACGACCAGACGCAGCACCTGGAATTTACCCGCGACATCGCCGAGCGAATGAACCGCAAATTTGGCGACTTATTCATCGTGCCTAAACCAGTCGCCCAGCAACACCAATTCTTCGGCAACGACCAAGGCCTGAGGATTAAAGATCTGATGAACCCGACCAAAAAGATGAGCAAATCCGACGACAGCGGCAAGGGCGTCATTTTCCTTGGCGACGAGCCGCAGATAGCACACAAAAAAATCATGAGTGCCACCACCGACTCACTGGGTAAGGTACAGTACGACCGCGACAACCAGCCGGGCATTTCCAATCTACTGGAGATTTTGACACTAGTGCGCCAGGACGCTGGACGAGACGTCAGTTTGGAGCAAACCATTAGCGAATACACCGGTATGGAGCGCTACGGCGATTTCAAGCGAATCGTGGCGGATGAAGTAGCGGAATTCTTAGCGAATTTCCAAGCGCGTTTGGCGGCAGTTGATGAGCGGGCCATCGAACGTAAACTGGAGTTCAGCGAGCGCGATATGAACCTCGTTGCTAACGAAACCTTGCACCGCGTCCAAACGGCTGTGGGGCTACGGAGGTAG
- a CDS encoding amino acid racemase translates to MKQRIIIIGGMGPQASLELHQRIIRRASANGARDGTDFPYTVHLSLPVPDFIANESRRSETLEIIINELKNIDASMDDVIIIACNTAHLLQLDIERRLNIHITSMVDAAIDYVSSHHKTIRLLASPTTIRTGLYDKPLKAAGVTVLTPDKDEEQALEVIIRAVISGQAIPQSVLYKIPIITQSEQANAVNYINNYPSSPPVLLGCTELSCAFAEKPNTIDPMNILLRYLTTKGVL, encoded by the coding sequence ATGAAACAAAGAATAATTATCATTGGCGGCATGGGACCGCAGGCAAGCTTGGAGCTACACCAGCGAATAATTCGGCGAGCATCAGCAAACGGCGCAAGAGACGGCACGGATTTTCCGTACACCGTTCACTTGTCGCTACCAGTTCCTGATTTTATCGCCAACGAATCGCGGCGCAGCGAAACCTTGGAAATTATCATAAACGAACTGAAAAACATTGACGCGTCGATGGACGACGTTATCATAATTGCTTGCAATACCGCGCATTTATTGCAGCTCGATATTGAACGGCGGCTGAATATCCACATAACTTCCATGGTGGATGCCGCAATTGATTACGTTAGCAGCCATCATAAAACAATTCGATTGCTAGCGTCGCCGACGACCATCCGCACTGGACTATATGACAAGCCGTTGAAAGCCGCCGGAGTAACCGTATTAACGCCGGATAAGGACGAAGAACAAGCGCTGGAAGTAATAATTCGCGCAGTAATTTCTGGTCAGGCAATACCGCAGTCAGTGCTGTATAAAATACCAATAATAACCCAATCCGAGCAGGCAAACGCAGTAAACTATATCAATAATTACCCCAGCAGTCCGCCGGTATTATTAGGTTGCACCGAACTATCCTGCGCCTTCGCCGAAAAACCAAACACCATCGACCCAATGAACATTTTATTACGTTATTTAACAACCAAAGGAGTGCTATAA
- a CDS encoding alpha/beta fold hydrolase, with translation MFDRIVHRWLCVPYTLNVHYFCRPDNPKSTILLIHGLGTSWRTWKPLEPHLPKDTQVIAIDMLGFGNSPKPDWKSYNAHDQATSIAATLRHESINHLDIVIGHSMGSLAAVELAKKYPKLAQSLILCSPPIYHPKIDEKIHHPEKILRALYSLINKHPRSSKRLLQFADRHNIWPDAGFKADKITAKSFLTALNTAIINQTTMTDISQLKLPITILSGKLDPLIVERNLKKLAKEHKNIAHRSMTMQGHEITDTYAERLSGLIRQHFAGEYPSKSTSRTKRLRK, from the coding sequence ATGTTCGACAGAATCGTCCATCGCTGGCTGTGCGTCCCGTACACCCTGAATGTACATTATTTTTGTCGCCCAGATAACCCAAAATCTACTATTCTACTTATCCATGGGCTGGGCACATCGTGGCGTACCTGGAAGCCGCTAGAGCCACATTTACCCAAAGATACGCAAGTTATCGCCATCGACATGCTAGGATTCGGCAATTCACCAAAACCAGACTGGAAATCATACAATGCTCACGACCAGGCCACCAGCATCGCCGCCACGCTACGCCACGAATCAATCAATCACCTAGACATCGTCATTGGCCACTCCATGGGGTCGCTAGCTGCCGTAGAACTCGCTAAAAAATATCCAAAATTAGCTCAGTCACTAATCCTATGTAGCCCGCCAATATATCACCCTAAGATTGATGAGAAAATCCATCATCCAGAAAAAATATTACGGGCCCTATATAGCCTTATCAACAAGCATCCGAGGAGCTCAAAACGTCTATTACAGTTTGCCGACCGACATAATATATGGCCCGACGCGGGATTTAAGGCCGATAAAATTACTGCTAAATCCTTCCTGACCGCTCTAAATACTGCAATAATCAATCAAACCACGATGACTGATATATCACAATTGAAACTGCCAATCACTATTCTGTCAGGCAAACTCGACCCACTGATCGTCGAACGGAATTTGAAGAAACTAGCCAAAGAGCATAAGAATATCGCCCATCGCTCGATGACCATGCAAGGGCACGAAATAACGGATACATACGCTGAGCGCTTGTCCGGACTAATCAGGCAGCACTTTGCGGGCGAGTATCCGTCAAAATCTACAAGTCGCACAAAAAGATTAAGAAAATGA
- the rpsI gene encoding 30S ribosomal protein S9 yields MATDTYFYGLGRRKSASASVRLLPGKGTITINGKAAAEYLDGNKTLLAEVTDPLAIVSKQKEYDVTILVKGGGLAGQVDAIKLGIAKALTAAHADLRPVLKKAELLKRDPREKERKKYGLRSARKREQFSKR; encoded by the coding sequence ATGGCTACTGATACCTATTTCTACGGCTTGGGACGACGCAAAAGCGCCTCGGCAAGTGTTCGCTTGCTTCCTGGCAAGGGTACCATCACCATCAACGGCAAAGCAGCCGCTGAGTACTTGGATGGCAACAAAACCTTGCTGGCAGAAGTAACCGATCCACTGGCTATCGTCAGCAAGCAAAAGGAATACGACGTTACCATCTTGGTGAAAGGTGGTGGTCTCGCTGGTCAAGTTGACGCCATCAAGCTTGGCATCGCTAAAGCATTGACGGCTGCTCACGCTGACCTGCGCCCAGTCTTGAAAAAGGCTGAGCTATTGAAGCGCGACCCACGCGAGAAAGAGCGCAAGAAATACGGTCTGCGTTCTGCCCGCAAGCGCGAACAATTCTCCAAGCGTTAA